A single region of the Hyphomonas adhaerens MHS-3 genome encodes:
- a CDS encoding aromatic ring-hydroxylating oxygenase subunit alpha: MPDTQHPAPAKTGITEDGFLTDCWYLAAPSAELKAGKQQRIMVLGEPVVVGRTPAGEPFALRDICPHRLVPLSAGQQLETDGEWALQCPYHGWRFGAGDGVCKMMPSLTDDSPYDPSKVKVRRYPVHEANGAVYLYVSHNPRSEDALAVPPPDFGPLPDKPKFIIHDVFNAHMDDAVVGLMDPAHVPFVHNQWWWRPPSAGLKLKEKPFVPTERGWAIDRHAPSSNSKLYRWIFGGDVQTEIRFQLPGFRWEIVSNDTARLLTLTCLTPEAPKKTRITQFTWWTGAPLLNLAIPIAKPAGKKFLDQDGTMVNLQNEGMAHQKAMLWIDDIDVQAKWYQRLKREWIEARTEERDFKNPIEPRTLRWMS; encoded by the coding sequence ATGCCTGACACACAGCACCCCGCCCCGGCGAAGACCGGCATCACCGAAGACGGCTTCCTGACGGATTGCTGGTATCTCGCGGCGCCGTCGGCCGAGCTGAAGGCGGGCAAGCAGCAGCGCATCATGGTTTTGGGCGAGCCGGTCGTCGTTGGCCGCACGCCGGCGGGTGAGCCGTTTGCCCTGCGCGACATCTGTCCGCACCGGCTGGTGCCGCTGTCGGCTGGCCAGCAATTGGAGACCGATGGCGAGTGGGCGCTGCAATGCCCCTATCATGGCTGGCGGTTCGGGGCAGGGGATGGCGTCTGCAAGATGATGCCGAGCCTGACCGATGACAGCCCGTACGACCCTTCCAAGGTGAAAGTGCGCCGCTATCCGGTGCATGAGGCGAACGGGGCAGTGTATCTCTACGTGTCCCACAATCCGCGTTCCGAGGACGCGCTGGCCGTGCCGCCGCCGGATTTCGGGCCGCTGCCGGACAAGCCGAAATTCATCATCCATGACGTGTTCAACGCGCATATGGACGATGCCGTCGTCGGCCTGATGGACCCGGCCCATGTGCCCTTCGTACACAATCAATGGTGGTGGCGCCCGCCGTCTGCCGGCCTGAAGCTGAAAGAAAAGCCCTTCGTGCCGACAGAGCGCGGCTGGGCCATCGACCGGCATGCGCCGTCGTCGAACTCGAAACTCTACCGCTGGATTTTTGGCGGCGATGTGCAGACCGAGATCCGCTTCCAGCTGCCGGGCTTCCGGTGGGAGATCGTCTCCAATGACACGGCACGCCTGCTGACGCTGACCTGCCTGACGCCGGAAGCGCCGAAGAAAACGCGCATCACCCAGTTCACCTGGTGGACAGGTGCGCCACTCCTGAACCTCGCCATTCCGATTGCAAAACCGGCAGGCAAGAAGTTCCTCGATCAGGACGGCACGATGGTGAACCTGCAGAACGAAGGCATGGCGCACCAGAAGGCGATGCTCTGGATCGACGACATCGACGTGCAGGCCAAATGGTATCAGCGCCTGAAACGCGAATGGATCGAAGCGCGCACCGAAGAACGTGACTTCAAAAACCCGATCGAACCGCGCACACTCCGCTGGATGAGCTGA
- a CDS encoding SDR family oxidoreductase translates to MKILVLGGYGLIGLSITKALLAAGHDVSGLGRSVRKGEAAVPDVTWIGRDLSHMTEAEDWTHVLTGIDVVVNAAGVLQDGMNDRVMAVQRDAVRALAAACKPAGVRQIVQISAPGVSESSDTVFYRSKAEGDAAVKASGVNWVIFRPGLVLSPQAYGGTSLLRQLAAVPLVQPVMLADADIRTVYVEDVAAAVVRAVEEGLTGIDADLLSSEPTRLEDLILAIRTWFGFAPPKAVIRTPLFLGALTARLGDLAGWLGWRPALRTTSLKVLGKGVTGHAQQWPVRNLPDTLSALPSTVQERTYARTALLYPFLLLILSAFWIVSGIVGWVQQIPAMAVFGPDLPAPLAKGFVLGGAAADIAIGVALLIRPLTRLAALAAVFVSVAYLGGSAILAPHLWADPLGPMVKVFPAIALSLTIWTLTEAR, encoded by the coding sequence TTGAAAATCCTTGTCCTTGGCGGATATGGCCTGATCGGCCTCTCAATCACCAAAGCGCTGCTTGCCGCCGGGCATGATGTGTCCGGGCTTGGCCGGTCGGTTCGCAAGGGCGAAGCCGCGGTGCCGGATGTGACCTGGATCGGGCGGGACCTGTCCCACATGACAGAGGCAGAAGACTGGACCCATGTCCTGACGGGCATCGATGTGGTCGTGAATGCGGCGGGCGTGTTGCAGGACGGGATGAACGACCGGGTCATGGCCGTGCAGCGGGACGCGGTGCGAGCCCTGGCCGCCGCCTGCAAACCGGCCGGTGTCCGCCAGATTGTTCAAATCTCCGCGCCGGGCGTGTCTGAAAGTTCGGACACGGTGTTTTACCGCTCCAAGGCCGAAGGCGATGCGGCGGTGAAGGCGAGCGGCGTAAACTGGGTCATCTTCCGCCCCGGCCTCGTCCTGTCGCCTCAGGCCTATGGCGGCACCAGCCTGCTGCGCCAGCTGGCTGCCGTGCCACTGGTCCAGCCGGTCATGCTGGCGGATGCCGATATCCGCACCGTCTATGTGGAGGATGTTGCCGCCGCGGTCGTCCGCGCGGTCGAGGAGGGGCTCACCGGAATCGATGCAGACCTCCTGTCATCGGAGCCGACCCGGCTGGAAGACCTGATCCTCGCCATCCGGACCTGGTTCGGCTTCGCGCCGCCGAAGGCCGTGATCCGCACACCGCTGTTTCTTGGGGCGCTCACGGCGCGGCTGGGGGATCTCGCCGGCTGGCTCGGCTGGCGCCCGGCTTTGCGGACAACCTCCCTGAAAGTGCTGGGGAAGGGGGTGACCGGACATGCGCAGCAATGGCCGGTGCGAAATCTCCCTGACACGCTGTCGGCCTTGCCCTCCACCGTGCAGGAAAGGACTTACGCGCGCACGGCGCTGCTCTATCCCTTCCTGCTGTTGATCCTGTCCGCCTTCTGGATCGTGTCGGGTATCGTCGGCTGGGTTCAGCAGATACCAGCCATGGCGGTTTTCGGGCCGGATCTTCCGGCGCCGCTGGCCAAAGGCTTTGTCCTCGGCGGCGCGGCGGCGGACATCGCCATCGGTGTCGCGCTTCTCATCCGTCCGCTGACCCGCCTCGCGGCACTGGCAGCCGTATTCGTCAGCGTCGCTTATCTGGGGGGCAGCGCCATTCTGGCGCCGCATCTCTGGGCCGATCCGCTCGGGCCTATGGTGAAAGTGTTTCCGGCGATTGCTCTGTCGCTGACCATCTGGACCCTGACGGAGGCGCGTTGA
- a CDS encoding DUF2269 family protein, with protein MEWMHFLRWAHIIGATVLLGTGAGIAFFMVMAHRTRDARLIAHTASIVVIADWLFTATAVVAQPVTGTLLALEMGWPLTQGWIVAALALYVFTGLFWLPVVWIQHKLRDLAREAAEADAPLPERYFRLYRIWFACGFPAFFAVLAILWLMVARPVF; from the coding sequence ATGGAATGGATGCATTTCCTGCGCTGGGCGCATATTATCGGGGCAACCGTCCTGCTCGGCACCGGGGCGGGTATCGCCTTCTTCATGGTAATGGCACATCGCACACGGGACGCGCGGCTGATTGCGCACACGGCGTCCATCGTGGTGATCGCAGACTGGCTGTTCACGGCGACGGCGGTGGTCGCCCAGCCCGTCACCGGCACGCTGCTCGCCCTGGAAATGGGCTGGCCGCTCACCCAGGGCTGGATCGTCGCGGCGCTGGCGCTCTACGTCTTCACCGGCCTCTTCTGGCTGCCGGTTGTCTGGATACAGCACAAATTGCGCGATCTCGCCCGTGAAGCCGCAGAGGCGGATGCGCCCCTGCCGGAGCGCTATTTCCGCCTCTATCGAATCTGGTTCGCTTGCGGGTTCCCGGCCTTCTTTGCCGTGCTGGCCATTCTCTGGCTGATGGTCGCCCGTCCGGTCTTCTAG
- the ruvC gene encoding crossover junction endodeoxyribonuclease RuvC — protein sequence MTHTIRILGIDPGLRHTGWGVIELSGMRLTHIAHGVISIDPKLEMAERLGGIFEAVGELARYHQPTASGVEETLVNANPRSALKLGQARGAAMAALAMGGVPVAEFAPRKIKLAVVGTGTADKDQVMFMVKRLLPKAADLKSDSADALACAICAAHHLPTDLKRGAA from the coding sequence ATGACTCATACGATTCGAATACTCGGCATCGACCCGGGCCTGCGTCATACCGGCTGGGGTGTGATTGAGCTGTCCGGCATGCGCCTGACGCATATTGCGCATGGCGTGATCTCGATCGACCCGAAACTGGAAATGGCCGAACGGCTCGGCGGTATCTTCGAAGCCGTGGGCGAGCTTGCCCGCTATCATCAGCCGACCGCTTCGGGGGTAGAGGAGACGCTGGTGAACGCGAACCCGCGCTCGGCCCTGAAGCTTGGTCAGGCGCGCGGCGCGGCCATGGCAGCGCTGGCCATGGGCGGCGTTCCGGTGGCGGAGTTTGCCCCCCGCAAGATCAAGCTGGCCGTGGTCGGCACCGGCACGGCGGACAAGGACCAGGTGATGTTCATGGTCAAGCGCCTGCTGCCCAAGGCGGCGGACCTGAAATCGGACTCGGCCGATGCGCTGGCCTGTGCCATTTGTGCGGCCCATCATTTGCCCACGGATCTGAAACGGGGCGCAGCATGA
- the ruvA gene encoding Holliday junction branch migration protein RuvA produces the protein MIIGRLVGEVAGLGTDHLLVDVNGVGYVCMAGTRLLSRTHAGEKITVHVETRVTENSITLFGFGTDEERAWFVRLQDVHGVAGKAAMAILDAITPAELMDAIALGDAKVLERAKGVGKKLAERIVHDLSGKPPPLGRFGQFEAASAAGMASAPVAAATGARGEAISALVNLGYSQSDAARAVAGVAKAAGDDVGGLVKAALKELAR, from the coding sequence ATGATTATCGGCCGTCTGGTTGGCGAGGTCGCGGGCCTCGGTACGGATCATCTGCTCGTGGACGTGAATGGCGTCGGCTATGTCTGCATGGCGGGCACGCGCCTGCTGTCGCGCACGCATGCGGGCGAGAAGATCACTGTCCATGTCGAAACGCGGGTGACGGAAAATTCGATCACGCTGTTCGGCTTCGGCACGGACGAAGAGCGCGCCTGGTTTGTCCGCCTGCAGGATGTGCATGGCGTTGCCGGCAAGGCGGCGATGGCGATCCTCGATGCGATCACGCCGGCGGAGCTGATGGATGCGATTGCGCTCGGCGATGCCAAAGTGCTGGAGCGAGCCAAGGGCGTCGGCAAGAAACTGGCCGAACGGATCGTGCATGACCTCTCGGGCAAGCCACCGCCACTTGGGCGGTTCGGACAGTTTGAGGCGGCCAGCGCTGCCGGCATGGCGAGCGCGCCGGTTGCCGCCGCCACGGGCGCGCGGGGCGAGGCGATCTCTGCGCTGGTCAATCTCGGCTATTCCCAGTCCGATGCCGCCCGCGCGGTGGCCGGTGTTGCGAAAGCAGCCGGTGACGATGTTGGCGGGCTTGTCAAAGCGGCCCTGAAGGAACTCGCACGATGA
- the ruvB gene encoding Holliday junction branch migration DNA helicase RuvB, with the protein MSREGELSDPNAQGGDALDRALRPQTFEDYVGQRKAKANLKVYVEAARGRAEALDHVLLFGPPGLGKTTLAQILAREMGVGFRATSGPVIAKSGDLAAILTNLEPNDVLFIDEIHRLPPVVEEILYPAMEDYALDIVIGEGPSARSVRLDLAPFTLVGATTRAGLLATPLRDRFGIPVRLEFYEPEELGRIVMAAARKLNAQITEEGAVEIASRARGTPRIALRLLRRVRDFAEAEGNPINRDSAASALKRLEIDADGLDALDRRYLHALVKTYAGGPVGVETLSAALSEARDAVEDVIEPYLMQRGYVARTPRGRVAAPLAYERLGLPNPGGQQSGQQTGLFGEK; encoded by the coding sequence ATGAGCCGCGAGGGTGAACTCTCAGACCCCAACGCACAGGGCGGCGATGCGCTGGACCGGGCGCTCCGTCCCCAGACGTTCGAGGATTATGTCGGCCAGCGCAAGGCAAAGGCGAACCTCAAAGTCTATGTCGAGGCGGCGCGCGGCCGGGCCGAGGCGCTGGACCATGTGCTGCTGTTCGGCCCGCCGGGGCTGGGCAAGACGACGCTGGCGCAGATCCTTGCCCGGGAAATGGGGGTCGGCTTCCGCGCGACATCCGGCCCTGTGATTGCCAAATCGGGCGATCTCGCCGCGATCCTGACCAATCTTGAACCGAACGATGTTCTGTTCATTGACGAGATCCACCGCCTGCCGCCGGTCGTGGAGGAAATTCTCTATCCTGCGATGGAGGATTATGCCCTCGACATCGTGATCGGCGAGGGGCCGTCGGCCCGCTCCGTGCGGCTGGATCTGGCACCGTTCACGCTGGTCGGTGCGACGACGCGCGCGGGCCTTCTGGCGACGCCGCTGCGCGACCGGTTCGGCATTCCGGTGCGGCTGGAATTCTATGAGCCGGAAGAACTTGGCCGCATCGTCATGGCCGCGGCGCGCAAGCTGAATGCGCAGATCACGGAGGAGGGCGCCGTCGAGATTGCCAGCCGGGCGCGGGGCACGCCGCGGATTGCGCTGCGCCTGCTGCGCCGGGTGCGCGACTTTGCCGAGGCCGAGGGCAATCCGATCAACCGGGACAGCGCGGCCAGCGCGTTGAAACGGCTGGAGATCGATGCTGACGGCCTTGATGCGCTGGACCGGCGCTATCTGCATGCGCTGGTCAAAACCTATGCGGGCGGGCCGGTGGGCGTGGAGACGCTGTCGGCGGCCCTGTCGGAGGCGCGCGATGCGGTGGAAGACGTGATCGAGCCCTATCTGATGCAGCGCGGCTATGTTGCCCGCACGCCGCGCGGGCGCGTTGCAGCGCCGCTGGCCTATGAACGTCTTGGCCTGCCGAACCCCGGCGGCCAGCAATCCGGCCAACAAACAGGATTGTTCGGAGAAAAATAA
- a CDS encoding nucleoside deaminase, with translation MMRSDADFMSEAYTEAQKGLEEGGLPIGAILVRDGEIIGRGHNQRVQKADPILHGEMACMQNAGRQASYKGTVMYTTLSPCMMCTGTIIQFGVPRVVIGESVNFKGYQDVLALAGTEVKDMHDPACIDMMADFIRHHPSLWNEDIGH, from the coding sequence ATGATGCGTTCGGATGCCGATTTCATGAGTGAGGCCTATACCGAGGCGCAGAAGGGGCTTGAAGAGGGCGGCCTGCCCATCGGTGCGATCCTCGTGCGCGACGGCGAGATCATCGGCCGCGGGCACAATCAGCGTGTCCAGAAGGCAGACCCCATCCTGCATGGCGAGATGGCCTGTATGCAGAATGCCGGGCGGCAGGCGAGCTATAAGGGTACGGTGATGTACACCACCTTGTCGCCCTGCATGATGTGCACCGGTACGATCATTCAGTTCGGCGTGCCCCGCGTGGTGATCGGGGAAAGCGTCAATTTCAAAGGCTATCAGGACGTGCTGGCGCTGGCAGGGACTGAGGTGAAAGACATGCACGATCCGGCCTGTATCGACATGATGGCGGACTTCATCCGGCATCATCCAAGCCTGTGGAACGAAGATATCGGCCATTAG
- a CDS encoding phosphatase PAP2 family protein, protein MPRWLIVFTTITVGLTGAAFVLSGLAQTPLPNPFHGSFLTSSALMLNVGIWAIVWHAAYLLFIEKDLRLRRLAAFSAGLFSRHNIYHRILPVLLTSLFLGAFTAYKIMIPLVNPFSHDAMFSDLDRMIFGTDPWRLTHALVGPTGTAVIDYVYVLWFPAFLIIPILVSLFCDMGIRKRYFFSFIGVWGLLGLGLATLWSSAGPCFLELIGHPYQDRYADLLPVAGAPYAMVGQEYLAQGYREGGMGIAKGISAMPSIHVSVAALYVLLARQCHRVFLVPALIFYALILFGSVHLGYHYFVDGIAGTAGTVGIWWMVGKLVSRPAPAEETMGVPAA, encoded by the coding sequence ATGCCAAGATGGCTAATCGTATTTACGACAATTACGGTCGGGCTGACCGGCGCGGCCTTTGTCCTGTCGGGCCTTGCACAGACACCGTTGCCGAACCCATTCCACGGCTCGTTCCTGACCTCGTCGGCGCTGATGCTGAATGTCGGCATCTGGGCCATTGTCTGGCATGCGGCCTATCTGCTGTTCATTGAGAAGGACCTGCGCCTGCGCCGGCTGGCGGCGTTTTCCGCGGGGTTGTTCTCGCGCCACAATATCTACCACCGCATCCTGCCGGTACTGCTGACCAGTCTCTTCCTGGGCGCCTTTACGGCCTACAAGATCATGATCCCGCTGGTGAATCCGTTTTCCCACGATGCGATGTTCAGCGACCTGGACCGGATGATCTTCGGCACGGACCCATGGCGCCTCACGCACGCGCTGGTCGGGCCGACGGGCACGGCCGTTATCGACTATGTCTATGTGCTGTGGTTCCCGGCCTTCCTGATCATACCAATCCTTGTCAGCCTGTTTTGTGACATGGGCATCCGTAAACGGTATTTCTTCAGCTTCATCGGCGTCTGGGGATTGCTGGGGCTGGGGCTGGCCACGCTGTGGTCGTCAGCCGGCCCGTGCTTCCTGGAACTGATCGGCCACCCTTACCAGGACCGGTATGCAGACCTGCTGCCGGTTGCGGGCGCGCCCTATGCCATGGTCGGGCAGGAATATCTCGCCCAGGGCTATCGCGAGGGCGGCATGGGGATCGCGAAGGGGATTTCGGCGATGCCTTCGATCCACGTCTCCGTGGCGGCGCTCTATGTGCTGCTGGCCCGGCAATGCCACAGGGTGTTCCTGGTGCCGGCCCTGATCTTCTATGCGCTGATCCTGTTCGGCTCTGTGCACCTTGGATACCATTACTTCGTGGACGGTATTGCCGGCACGGCCGGCACGGTTGGAATCTGGTGGATGGTCGGCAAGCTGGTCTCGCGCCCGGCGCCCGCCGAAGAGACGATGGGTGTGCCCGCGGCCTGA
- a CDS encoding argininosuccinate synthase, whose protein sequence is MSTPKSAPKKVVLAYSGGLDTSIILKWLQTEFGAEVVTFTADLGQGEELGPAREKALAAGVKPENIFIEDVREDFVRDYVFPMFRANAVYEGVYLLGTSIARPLISKRQIEIADMVGADAVCHGATGKGNDQVRFELGYYGLNPDIKVIAPWRDWDFKSRTDLLKFAESHGIEIAKDKRGEAPFSVDANLLHSSSEGKVLEDPAEPAPEFVHMRTIAPEDAPDEPEIITIGFERGDACSINGEEMSPATLLTALNAYGKKHGIGRLDLLENRFVGMKSRGIYETPGGTILLVAHRGIEQATLDRGAAHLKDELMPKYAELIYNGFWWSPEREMLQAAIDHSQRYVSGEVKLKLYKGQAYLIGRSSPYSLYREDIVTFEDDHGAYDQKDAEGFIRLNALRLKLLAGRDRKFGKN, encoded by the coding sequence ATGTCCACGCCGAAATCCGCCCCGAAAAAGGTCGTTCTTGCCTATTCCGGGGGTCTCGACACCTCGATCATCCTGAAATGGCTGCAAACCGAGTTCGGTGCAGAAGTTGTGACTTTCACGGCAGACCTCGGCCAGGGCGAAGAACTGGGCCCTGCGCGCGAAAAAGCGCTCGCCGCTGGCGTGAAGCCGGAAAACATCTTCATCGAGGATGTGCGCGAGGATTTCGTGCGCGATTACGTCTTCCCGATGTTCCGCGCCAATGCCGTCTATGAAGGCGTCTACCTGCTCGGCACCTCGATCGCCCGGCCGCTGATCTCCAAGCGCCAGATCGAGATTGCCGACATGGTCGGCGCCGACGCCGTCTGCCACGGCGCCACCGGCAAGGGCAACGACCAGGTCCGCTTCGAGCTCGGCTATTACGGCCTGAACCCGGACATCAAGGTCATCGCCCCGTGGCGCGACTGGGATTTCAAATCCCGGACGGACCTGCTGAAATTCGCCGAATCCCACGGCATCGAGATCGCCAAGGACAAGCGCGGCGAGGCCCCCTTCTCGGTCGACGCGAACCTGCTGCACTCCTCCTCCGAGGGCAAAGTGCTGGAAGACCCGGCCGAGCCCGCGCCGGAATTCGTCCATATGCGCACGATTGCCCCGGAAGACGCGCCGGACGAGCCGGAGATCATCACCATCGGGTTCGAGCGCGGCGATGCCTGTTCGATCAATGGCGAAGAGATGAGCCCGGCGACACTGCTCACCGCGCTGAACGCCTACGGCAAGAAGCACGGCATCGGCCGGCTGGACCTGCTGGAAAACCGCTTTGTGGGCATGAAGTCCCGCGGCATCTATGAGACGCCCGGCGGCACGATCCTGCTGGTCGCCCACCGCGGCATCGAACAGGCCACGCTCGACCGCGGCGCCGCGCACCTGAAAGACGAGCTGATGCCGAAATATGCAGAGCTCATCTATAATGGCTTCTGGTGGAGCCCGGAGCGTGAAATGCTGCAGGCCGCCATCGACCATTCGCAGCGCTATGTTTCCGGCGAAGTGAAGCTCAAGCTCTACAAGGGCCAGGCCTATCTGATCGGCCGCTCCAGCCCCTATTCTCTGTACCGGGAAGATATCGTCACCTTCGAAGACGACCACGGCGCCTACGACCAGAAGGATGCCGAAGGCTTCATCCGACTGAACGCGCTGCGGCTCAAGCTGCTGGCCGGTCGGGACCGGAAGTTCGGAAAGAACTAG
- a CDS encoding DUF4112 domain-containing protein, protein MARKHTDEEIRAMMLPHGRTIGQELAALDAFSRLLDSRFGLLGVKFGLDSVLGLVPVVGDAATGAIGLHALVTAWRLKLPASASIGIVWNLVIDTVLGSLPIAGDVFDIFYRSNRKNYRIVEKHLVRRAEAHAASGRAASVRTQN, encoded by the coding sequence ATGGCCAGGAAACATACCGACGAGGAAATCCGCGCCATGATGCTGCCGCATGGGCGCACCATCGGCCAGGAACTTGCCGCGCTGGATGCGTTTTCCCGGCTGCTCGATTCCCGGTTTGGCCTGCTGGGCGTGAAATTCGGCCTCGATTCCGTGCTGGGGCTGGTCCCTGTTGTCGGAGACGCGGCGACCGGCGCCATTGGCCTGCACGCCCTCGTCACGGCGTGGCGGCTGAAACTGCCCGCATCGGCCTCCATCGGGATTGTCTGGAACCTTGTCATCGACACGGTATTGGGGTCGCTTCCGATCGCCGGGGATGTGTTCGACATCTTCTACCGGTCGAACCGGAAGAATTATCGCATCGTGGAGAAACACCTTGTCCGCAGGGCCGAGGCCCATGCGGCGTCAGGCAGGGCAGCTTCCGTCAGGACGCAGAATTAG
- a CDS encoding DUF952 domain-containing protein, which yields MSDTNETHVYKLLTGADWKAASANGVTSAAIDETDGYVHLSTRSQVAETAKLHFAGAEGVRLLRFAVADLPPLTWEASRGGQMFPHLYAPLEVSLADAVWQLLPGPDGALRFPEVY from the coding sequence ATGAGCGATACGAACGAAACCCATGTCTACAAATTGCTGACCGGGGCTGACTGGAAAGCCGCCTCGGCCAATGGGGTGACCAGCGCCGCGATCGACGAGACCGATGGCTATGTCCATCTCTCAACCCGGTCACAGGTGGCCGAGACCGCAAAGCTGCACTTTGCCGGGGCAGAGGGCGTGCGCCTGTTGCGCTTCGCCGTGGCAGACCTGCCGCCGCTGACCTGGGAGGCGAGCCGGGGCGGGCAGATGTTCCCGCATCTTTATGCCCCGCTTGAAGTGTCCCTGGCCGACGCCGTCTGGCAGTTGCTGCCGGGACCTGACGGCGCGTTGCGCTTCCCGGAGGTATACTGA
- a CDS encoding quinone-dependent dihydroorotate dehydrogenase produces the protein MSLTGLGAEIVKLLPPEAAHTATIKALKLRLGVPLNPPLANPALEVVLPKSGLKLPSPVGLAAGFDKNCDVPDAMAKFGFGFVECGTVTPRPQPGNPKPRLFRLSEDRAVINRMGFNNAGLDYFVRNLKTYHGEVPVGANVGANKDSEDRIADYVTGIEAVAPHADYVTINISSPNTPGLRGLQDRASLEALLTACGAAARADKPVFLKVAPDLDEQAIADIVDMVRGPGAWLSGLIVSNTTLARPETLQSAHKGETGGLSGAPLMTPSTEVLAAFARALKGEFDLIGAGGIASAADAYAKIRAGANAVQLYSAMVYEGPGLAQDINRALPDLIRADGYATLADAVGTAL, from the coding sequence ATGAGCCTGACCGGTCTCGGCGCGGAAATCGTGAAATTGCTGCCGCCGGAAGCGGCGCATACGGCCACCATCAAGGCGCTGAAACTGCGCCTTGGTGTGCCGCTGAACCCGCCATTGGCCAATCCGGCGCTGGAGGTCGTGCTGCCGAAGTCCGGCCTGAAGCTGCCGTCGCCTGTCGGGCTGGCGGCCGGGTTCGACAAGAATTGCGATGTGCCGGATGCGATGGCGAAGTTCGGGTTCGGCTTTGTGGAATGCGGCACGGTCACCCCGCGCCCACAGCCTGGCAATCCAAAGCCGCGCCTGTTCCGCCTGAGTGAAGACCGGGCCGTGATCAACCGGATGGGGTTCAACAATGCGGGGCTCGATTATTTCGTCCGCAACCTGAAAACCTATCATGGCGAAGTGCCGGTGGGCGCGAATGTCGGTGCCAACAAGGATAGTGAAGACCGGATCGCGGATTATGTGACCGGCATCGAAGCGGTCGCCCCGCATGCAGACTATGTGACGATCAATATCTCGTCGCCCAACACGCCGGGTCTGCGCGGCCTGCAGGACCGCGCCTCGCTGGAAGCCTTGCTGACCGCCTGTGGGGCTGCCGCCCGGGCGGACAAGCCGGTTTTCCTGAAAGTGGCGCCGGATCTCGACGAACAAGCCATCGCCGACATTGTGGATATGGTGCGCGGGCCGGGCGCGTGGCTGTCTGGCCTGATCGTGTCCAATACGACACTGGCCCGGCCGGAGACGCTGCAAAGCGCCCATAAGGGTGAAACGGGCGGATTGTCCGGCGCGCCGCTGATGACTCCGTCGACGGAGGTTCTGGCAGCTTTTGCCCGCGCGCTGAAAGGTGAATTCGACCTGATTGGGGCAGGAGGGATCGCCAGTGCGGCAGATGCCTATGCCAAGATCCGTGCCGGGGCGAATGCCGTGCAGCTTTATTCCGCCATGGTCTATGAAGGGCCGGGTCTCGCGCAGGACATCAATCGCGCTTTGCCGGACCTGATCAGGGCAGACGGATATGCCACACTGGCCGATGCGGTCGGAACCGCGCTCTAG